In one window of Solanum pennellii chromosome 2, SPENNV200 DNA:
- the LOC107009810 gene encoding uncharacterized protein K02A2.6-like — translation METDCIRYIQKCRQCQTHTELIRVPPNKLHVTSSPWPFAAWGMDVVGPIEPTASNGHIFILVAIDYFTKWVEATSHKSDTKKVVDDFVKNNIICRFGIPESIITDNDTNLNSDLMRSMCEKFKISHRNSTAYRPQMNGAVEAANKNIKRILRKMIDNHKHWQEKLPFALLGCRTTIRTSTGATPYFLIYDTEAVIPAEVEITSLRIIQEAKLNDAD, via the coding sequence ATGGAGACAGACTGCATTCGCTACATCCAGAAATGTCGTCAATGTCAGACTCACACAGAATTGATTCGAGTACCCCCCAACAAACTCCATGTCACTAGTTCACCTTGGCCGTTCGCAGCGTGGGGCATGGATGTCGTTGGTCCAATCGAGCCAACAGCATCCAACGGGCACATATTCATTCTTGTCGCAATTGACTATTTTACCAAGTGGGTTGAGGCCACCTCCCACAAATCAGACACAAAGAAAGTTGTGGATGACTTCGtcaaaaataacattatttgtAGGTTCGGAATTCCTGAGTCAATCATCACTGACAACGACACCAACCTAAACAGTGACCTAATGAGATCAATGTGTGAGAAGTTCAAGATCAGTCATCGAAACTCTACAGCATACAGGCCACAGATGAACGGGGCTGTTGAGGCAGcaaacaaaaacatcaaaaggaTATTGCGCAAGATGATTGATAACCACAAACACTGGCAGGAAAAGCTACCTTTCGCATTGCTGGGGTGTCGTACCACAATCAGAACTTCCACAGGGGCCACACCTTACTTCTTAATATACGACACTGAAGCTGTGATACCCGCCGAAGTAGAAATAACTTCCCTAAGGATCATCCAAGAAGCAAAGCTGAATGACGCTGACTGA
- the LOC107009811 gene encoding uncharacterized protein LOC107009811 — MAEYEACILGHRWAIDLDVQETLIIGDLDILIHQVRGDWPNHNYIDPIHIYIHEQPDYYLHVEEEPDGKPWYDDIRGYLKRGDYTEDATNVQKRKIQRRTHDLGVLRCVEAGEARRLVEEIRAVTCDPHMNGFTLAKKILRS, encoded by the exons ATGGCCGAATACGAAGCTTGCATACTAGGTCACCGATGGGCGATTGACTTGGATGTCCAGGAAACGCTAATAATAGGGGATTTAGACATATTGATCCATCAGGTTCGAGGTGATTGG CCTAATCACAATTACATTGATCCTATTCACATTTACATACATGAACAACCAGATTATTATTTACATGTTGAGGAAGAGCCTGATGGAAAGCCCTGGTACGATGACATTAGGGGATATTTGAAGAGGGGCGATTACACAGAAGATGCAACGAATGTACAAAAGCGTAAAATTCAAAG GAGAACTCACGATTTGGGGGTGCTAAGATGCGTCGAAGCAGGAGAGGCTCGAAGGCTGGTCGAAGAGATACGTGCAGTCACCTGTGACCCTCACATGAACGGTTTTACATTAGCAAAGAAGATTCTGAGATCATGA